In Humulus lupulus chromosome 7, drHumLupu1.1, whole genome shotgun sequence, the following are encoded in one genomic region:
- the LOC133790325 gene encoding putative disease resistance protein At1g50180 isoform X2, with amino-acid sequence MVDAIVSFVIERLGDLVLSEAGFLHGVENLVENAQIKLQCMSAFLKDADACVRNGDERVRLLVVQVRENSCALEDVIETYVFKVALDESAGGIRRVLKRSICIFRDKIDVHKVGSEIERISSNIDTWTSDLEKYGVQKSMDQAAEASSSYVRERRQLRQAYSYVEDNHVVGFQKDIEELVALLTEQKNPCKHKVVSVYGMGGLGKTTLARKVYQHPQVRTHFDCYAWASISQQCNRREVLEGILFAFTSSTDAERNHIKSLSDVELAKKLHDFQKQKKCLVLLDDIWTAKTWDLLKHAFPQGDTDSKILLTTRNKDVAVHVDRHGFIHEPHLLSDNESWDLFQNKYFCADSDSDDNERKKELAKEMLKKCAGLPLAIIVLAGLLSKKHTIYEWEQMKKNIVRCIGEGEQHEDSKYRSVWWVLGLSYSELPCHLKPCFLYLARYAEDAVIKVKELCLILIAEGFISLRGSCMETMEDVAYDCLSELVERSMIQVNETSLTGRIKSFGIHDLMRDLCVSKAQDENFLHFMDLRNKVKEPIESVYAAPITTNVRRVVIHYDKQSADNDFVQNIDGSLRCYIVHGQIVALEQRVLRRVCNHFLMLRVLIIDYKSDEVNTLKLPKEIGNLIHLRLFSIPNREIEKIPSCFGNFRCLQTLRVRTKSGTIPNSMYELRQLRHLYMLSLNGGAQIGEFLRSTKSKNLQTLVGIGTYFLVLSDLLQLQNLKKLKIRLDENFEAFLHNPQTLTFTHLMSLQVHKEVGVKIDIVPLILSCPQLHKLRLSLPVVRLPQFKQFSPNLVMLRLFNLRLEDDPMPTLEKLPKLKVLVIGSDSFMGDEMVCSRGGFDRLESLELRALKGLKEWKVEESALSRLGHLRIMGCRGLRRVPDGLRSISTLNDMLLRHMPKKFKERMEEGGEDFYKVKHITSRVFINCDTDYAYDYS; translated from the exons ATGGTTGATGCTATTGTTTCGTTTGTGATTGAAAGGCTTGGAGACTTGGTACTTTCTGAAGCTGGATTCTTGCATGGAGTTGAAAACCTAGTCGAGAATGCCCAGATCAAGCTTCAATGTATGAGCGCATTCTTAAAAGACGCAGATGCTTGTGTAAGAAATGGTGACGAGAGAGTACGACTCTTGGTTGTCCAAGTTAGAGAAAATTCTTGTGCCTTGGAGGATGTTATTGAAACTTATGTCTTCAAAGTGGCTCTGGATGAGAGTGCTGGAGGTATAAGACGTGTACTGAAAAGATCTATTTGCATCTTCAGAGACAAAATTGATGTTCATAAAGTTGGATCAGAGATTGAGAGGATCTCATCCAACATTGATACTTGGACATCAGATTTAGAAAAATATGGAGTGCAGAAATCAATGGACCAGGCAGCTGAAGCTTCTTCAAGCTATGTCCGGGAGCGAAGACAGTTGAGGCAAGCTTATTCTTATGTTGAAGACAATCATGTTGTTGGATTCCAGAAAGATATTGAAGAGTTGGTAGCCCTTTTGACGGAACAAAAGAACCCTTGTAAGCATAAGGTGGTCTCTGTGTATGGGATGGGTGGTTTGGGGAAGACCACTCTTGCAAGAAAGGTTTATCAACACCCCCAAGTCAGGACTCACTTTGATTGTTATGCTTGGGCTTCAATATCTCAGCAATGTAATAGACGCGAAGTCTTGGAAGGAATTTTATTTGCTTTCACTTCTTCCACAGATGCAGAAAGAAATCATATCAAAAGCTTAAGTGATGTTGAATTAGCCAAGAAGCTTCATGACTTTCAGAAACAGAAGAAATGTCTGGTGCTCCTTGATGATATATGGACCGCTAAAACTTGGGATCTTCTAAAACATGCATTCCCTCAAGGAGACACAGATAGCAAGATCTTACTCACCACTCGGAATAAAGATGTAGCTGTGCATGTGGATCGACATGGTTTCATCCATGAACCTCATTTGCTCAGTGACAATGAGAGTTGGGATTTGTTTCAGAACAAGTACTTCTGTGCTG ATTCAGACTCAGATGATAATGAAAGGAAGAAAGAACTAGCGAAAGAGATGCTTAAAAAGTGTGCTGGTTTACCATTAGCCATCATCGTGCTCGCTGGGCTTCTGTCTAAGAAACACACCATATATGAGTGGGAGCAGATGAAAAAAAACATAGTGCGCTGCATAGGTGAAGGTGAACAACATGAAGACTCAAAATACCGTAGTGTTTGGTGGGTGTTAGGTTTGAGTTACAGTGAGTTACCATGTCACTTGAAGCCTTGTTTTTTGTACTTGGCTCGTTATGCTGAAGATGCTGTGATAAAAGTAAAAGAGTTATGTCTTATACTCATAGCAGAAGGTTTTATATCATTAAGAGGAAGTTGTATGGAAACCATGGAGGATGTGGCATATGATTGCTTAAGTGAGTTGGTGGAGAGGAGCATGATTCAGGTAAATGAAACGAGTTTAACAGGGAGGATAAAATCATTTGGCATTCATGATCTCATGCGAGACTTGTGCGTGTCTAAAGCTCAAGATGAAAACTTTCTACATTTTATGGATTTGAGGAATAAAGTGAAAGAGCCAATTGAATCAGTGTATGCTGCCCCAATAACAACAAATGTACGAAGAGTTGTCATTCATTATGATAAACAAAGTGCTGATAATGATTTTGTTCAAAATATAGATGGCTCTCTTAGGTGCTATATTGTACATGGGCAAATTGTTGCATTGGAACAAAGAGTATTGAGACGTGTATGCAATCACTTTCTAATGCTTAGAGTTCTGATCATTGATTACAAGTCGGATGAGGTAAATACCTTGAAGTTGCCTAAAGAAATTGGAAATCTTATCCACCTAAGGTTGTTTAGTATTCCTAATAGGGAGATAGAAAAGATTCCATCTTGTTTTGGCAATTTTAGATGCCTGCAGACTTTGAGAGTAAGGACCAAGAGTGGTACAATACCAAATTCAATGTACGAGTTGCGACAGTTGAGGCATCTATATATGTTATCTTTAAATGGTGGTGCACAAATTGGTGAATTCTTGAGGTCAACTAAGTCTAAAAATTTACAGACATTGGTAGGTATTGGTACATATTTTCTTGTTCTGAGTGATTTGCTGCAACTGCAGAATCTCAAGAAATTAAAAATACGTTTGGATGAAAATTTTGAAGCATTCTTACACAATCCCCAAACTCTCACATTCACTCATCTTATGTCTTTACAAGTACATAAAGAAGTTGGTGTCAAGATAGATATTGTTCCTTtgatattaagctgtcctcaacttCATAAGCTTAGATTGTCCTTGCCTGTTGTAAGATTACCACAATTCAAACAATTCTCCCCAAATCTTGTCATGTTAAGATTGTTTAATCTCAGACTTGAGGATGATCCAATGCCAACATTAGAAAAGCTACCAAAATTAAAAGTCCTTGTCATTGGTAGTGATAGCTTTATGGGGGATGAGATGGTGTGCTCAAGAGGAGGTTTCGATCGACTTGAATCTCTTGAGCTTAGAGCTCTAAAAGGCTTAAAAGAGTGGAAGGTGGAGGAGAGTGCATTGTCTAGACTTGGGCATTTGCGTATTATGGGATGCAGGGGATTGAGGAGAGTTCCAGATGGATTAAGAAGCATTTCTACACTCAATGATATGCTGTTACGTCATATGCCTAAGAAATTCAAAGAAAGGATGGAAGAAGGAGGAGAGGATTTCTATAAAGTCAAGCACATCACATCTCGTGTGTTTATCAACTGTGATACAG ATTATGCTTATGACTATAGTTGA
- the LOC133790325 gene encoding putative disease resistance protein At1g50180 isoform X1 → MVDAIVSFVIERLGDLVLSEAGFLHGVENLVENAQIKLQCMSAFLKDADACVRNGDERVRLLVVQVRENSCALEDVIETYVFKVALDESAGGIRRVLKRSICIFRDKIDVHKVGSEIERISSNIDTWTSDLEKYGVQKSMDQAAEASSSYVRERRQLRQAYSYVEDNHVVGFQKDIEELVALLTEQKNPCKHKVVSVYGMGGLGKTTLARKVYQHPQVRTHFDCYAWASISQQCNRREVLEGILFAFTSSTDAERNHIKSLSDVELAKKLHDFQKQKKCLVLLDDIWTAKTWDLLKHAFPQGDTDSKILLTTRNKDVAVHVDRHGFIHEPHLLSDNESWDLFQNKYFCAGIHPSNSDSDDNERKKELAKEMLKKCAGLPLAIIVLAGLLSKKHTIYEWEQMKKNIVRCIGEGEQHEDSKYRSVWWVLGLSYSELPCHLKPCFLYLARYAEDAVIKVKELCLILIAEGFISLRGSCMETMEDVAYDCLSELVERSMIQVNETSLTGRIKSFGIHDLMRDLCVSKAQDENFLHFMDLRNKVKEPIESVYAAPITTNVRRVVIHYDKQSADNDFVQNIDGSLRCYIVHGQIVALEQRVLRRVCNHFLMLRVLIIDYKSDEVNTLKLPKEIGNLIHLRLFSIPNREIEKIPSCFGNFRCLQTLRVRTKSGTIPNSMYELRQLRHLYMLSLNGGAQIGEFLRSTKSKNLQTLVGIGTYFLVLSDLLQLQNLKKLKIRLDENFEAFLHNPQTLTFTHLMSLQVHKEVGVKIDIVPLILSCPQLHKLRLSLPVVRLPQFKQFSPNLVMLRLFNLRLEDDPMPTLEKLPKLKVLVIGSDSFMGDEMVCSRGGFDRLESLELRALKGLKEWKVEESALSRLGHLRIMGCRGLRRVPDGLRSISTLNDMLLRHMPKKFKERMEEGGEDFYKVKHITSRVFINCDTDYAYDYS, encoded by the exons ATGGTTGATGCTATTGTTTCGTTTGTGATTGAAAGGCTTGGAGACTTGGTACTTTCTGAAGCTGGATTCTTGCATGGAGTTGAAAACCTAGTCGAGAATGCCCAGATCAAGCTTCAATGTATGAGCGCATTCTTAAAAGACGCAGATGCTTGTGTAAGAAATGGTGACGAGAGAGTACGACTCTTGGTTGTCCAAGTTAGAGAAAATTCTTGTGCCTTGGAGGATGTTATTGAAACTTATGTCTTCAAAGTGGCTCTGGATGAGAGTGCTGGAGGTATAAGACGTGTACTGAAAAGATCTATTTGCATCTTCAGAGACAAAATTGATGTTCATAAAGTTGGATCAGAGATTGAGAGGATCTCATCCAACATTGATACTTGGACATCAGATTTAGAAAAATATGGAGTGCAGAAATCAATGGACCAGGCAGCTGAAGCTTCTTCAAGCTATGTCCGGGAGCGAAGACAGTTGAGGCAAGCTTATTCTTATGTTGAAGACAATCATGTTGTTGGATTCCAGAAAGATATTGAAGAGTTGGTAGCCCTTTTGACGGAACAAAAGAACCCTTGTAAGCATAAGGTGGTCTCTGTGTATGGGATGGGTGGTTTGGGGAAGACCACTCTTGCAAGAAAGGTTTATCAACACCCCCAAGTCAGGACTCACTTTGATTGTTATGCTTGGGCTTCAATATCTCAGCAATGTAATAGACGCGAAGTCTTGGAAGGAATTTTATTTGCTTTCACTTCTTCCACAGATGCAGAAAGAAATCATATCAAAAGCTTAAGTGATGTTGAATTAGCCAAGAAGCTTCATGACTTTCAGAAACAGAAGAAATGTCTGGTGCTCCTTGATGATATATGGACCGCTAAAACTTGGGATCTTCTAAAACATGCATTCCCTCAAGGAGACACAGATAGCAAGATCTTACTCACCACTCGGAATAAAGATGTAGCTGTGCATGTGGATCGACATGGTTTCATCCATGAACCTCATTTGCTCAGTGACAATGAGAGTTGGGATTTGTTTCAGAACAAGTACTTCTGTGCTGGTATTCATCCATCAA ATTCAGACTCAGATGATAATGAAAGGAAGAAAGAACTAGCGAAAGAGATGCTTAAAAAGTGTGCTGGTTTACCATTAGCCATCATCGTGCTCGCTGGGCTTCTGTCTAAGAAACACACCATATATGAGTGGGAGCAGATGAAAAAAAACATAGTGCGCTGCATAGGTGAAGGTGAACAACATGAAGACTCAAAATACCGTAGTGTTTGGTGGGTGTTAGGTTTGAGTTACAGTGAGTTACCATGTCACTTGAAGCCTTGTTTTTTGTACTTGGCTCGTTATGCTGAAGATGCTGTGATAAAAGTAAAAGAGTTATGTCTTATACTCATAGCAGAAGGTTTTATATCATTAAGAGGAAGTTGTATGGAAACCATGGAGGATGTGGCATATGATTGCTTAAGTGAGTTGGTGGAGAGGAGCATGATTCAGGTAAATGAAACGAGTTTAACAGGGAGGATAAAATCATTTGGCATTCATGATCTCATGCGAGACTTGTGCGTGTCTAAAGCTCAAGATGAAAACTTTCTACATTTTATGGATTTGAGGAATAAAGTGAAAGAGCCAATTGAATCAGTGTATGCTGCCCCAATAACAACAAATGTACGAAGAGTTGTCATTCATTATGATAAACAAAGTGCTGATAATGATTTTGTTCAAAATATAGATGGCTCTCTTAGGTGCTATATTGTACATGGGCAAATTGTTGCATTGGAACAAAGAGTATTGAGACGTGTATGCAATCACTTTCTAATGCTTAGAGTTCTGATCATTGATTACAAGTCGGATGAGGTAAATACCTTGAAGTTGCCTAAAGAAATTGGAAATCTTATCCACCTAAGGTTGTTTAGTATTCCTAATAGGGAGATAGAAAAGATTCCATCTTGTTTTGGCAATTTTAGATGCCTGCAGACTTTGAGAGTAAGGACCAAGAGTGGTACAATACCAAATTCAATGTACGAGTTGCGACAGTTGAGGCATCTATATATGTTATCTTTAAATGGTGGTGCACAAATTGGTGAATTCTTGAGGTCAACTAAGTCTAAAAATTTACAGACATTGGTAGGTATTGGTACATATTTTCTTGTTCTGAGTGATTTGCTGCAACTGCAGAATCTCAAGAAATTAAAAATACGTTTGGATGAAAATTTTGAAGCATTCTTACACAATCCCCAAACTCTCACATTCACTCATCTTATGTCTTTACAAGTACATAAAGAAGTTGGTGTCAAGATAGATATTGTTCCTTtgatattaagctgtcctcaacttCATAAGCTTAGATTGTCCTTGCCTGTTGTAAGATTACCACAATTCAAACAATTCTCCCCAAATCTTGTCATGTTAAGATTGTTTAATCTCAGACTTGAGGATGATCCAATGCCAACATTAGAAAAGCTACCAAAATTAAAAGTCCTTGTCATTGGTAGTGATAGCTTTATGGGGGATGAGATGGTGTGCTCAAGAGGAGGTTTCGATCGACTTGAATCTCTTGAGCTTAGAGCTCTAAAAGGCTTAAAAGAGTGGAAGGTGGAGGAGAGTGCATTGTCTAGACTTGGGCATTTGCGTATTATGGGATGCAGGGGATTGAGGAGAGTTCCAGATGGATTAAGAAGCATTTCTACACTCAATGATATGCTGTTACGTCATATGCCTAAGAAATTCAAAGAAAGGATGGAAGAAGGAGGAGAGGATTTCTATAAAGTCAAGCACATCACATCTCGTGTGTTTATCAACTGTGATACAG ATTATGCTTATGACTATAGTTGA